TTTACTTGGTAGAGATGCATTTAACCACGGTGATGCTGGTATTAAAGCAGGATTTGCATAAACATCCTTTGATAACAAATCCGAAATTCCGTTACGATTTTGCATCAAAGGTTTCATGCTAAAGTGAACGTTGCCATCAGCTCCAGAATAACCGCGCGTCACCTTGATTTGAGAGAGGATTTCATTAGCAGGCCAAGCTGTGCGGCTATTACCATTATTTGCTACACGACTAGTATAAATTCCTGGCCAGATATGTCTGCCTTTGGTATTTTGCTCTACCCACCAGTTTAGCAAGACAGGATAACTCTGTTGAGTTTGCTCAATCTTCCAATATAATTGCGGAGAAAGGTAATCTAACCAGCCATTCGCTAGCCATTTTCGCGAATCAGCATATAGGTGATCGTAAGCATCGAAACTTCCTGAACTATTTCCACTTGTTATCTGTTTCGGATAGCCAGGTTTCCAAATGCCAAAGGGACTAATTCCGAATTTCACCCAAGGCTTTTGGGTTTTAATACTCAAATACAAACGCTGAACAAATGTATTGATATTTTCCCGCCGCCAGTCATCACGGCTTTGTGTGCCTCCTGAGTGGAGATATTTCTGCCAACTCATTTCATCAGGAAAATCAATAATTTTATTGTTTTTGGTTTTTTCCGGGTAAGGATAAAAGTAGTCATCAATATGAACGCCGTCAATATCATATCGCTGAACAACATCCATAATTACCTTGAGGGAGTAATCTTGAGCTGCCTTTTCTCCTGGGTCTAGCCAAAGAAACTTGCCGTACTGCTTGACAAACTCTGGATGTGTTTTGCTGACGTGATTAGCAGAAATTGCAGTTCTAGTTTGGGCAAGGCGTGCGCGATAAGGGTTAAACCAAGCGTGTAATTCTAAACCTCTCTTATGCGCCTCTGCTACTGCAAAAGTTAAAGGATCATAATTTGGTTCTGGTGCTTTACCCATCTGTCCAGTTAAATACTGTGACCAAGGTTCGTAGGGAGATGAGTAAAGTGCATCACAAGCAGGACGTACTTGAAAGATAACTGCATTCAGTTTTAATTTTACCGCTCGGTCAAGTATGGCAATCAGTTCCGCTTTTTGTTGGTCGGTGGTTAAACCGGGTCTAGAAGGCCAATCAATATTTTCTACGGTAGCAATCCAAACACCGCGAAATTCTCTGGTTGGCGATGGCGGGACGATAGTTTCTGATTTGCGTGGAGGGTCAATAGCTTGAACAGAAGCACTGGTAAAAAGTAACAATCCACTGAGGAAAAGAGCTTTGATGTTCACAAGATTCTTGAAGAGTTCCCAAAAGATTAAACTATAGTCGGAGTTTTTGTATCTAAACCATTGGAAAAGTTTTCTGCACCTTCCTTGCGCCTTACTTCTTTGGACATATTTCGGGGGATAGCGATCGCCTCTATGATTCTAGTTAACAATCCCGGAAGTTGGGATTATGTCTATCCCCTTTTAGACCATGCCAAGTGGAACGGTTGCACACCGCCGGATCTGGTTTTTCCGTTCTTTTTGTTCATTATCGGTGTGGCAATGCCTTTTTCGTTTGCCAAGTACATCTCAGAAAATCGCCCTACTACTGCTGTTTATTGGCGAATTCTCCGTCGCGGGGTCGTACTGTTTGCTCTTGGTTTGCTGCTAGCTTTGTTTTCTCTAAGCTTGGATTGGCTGGTAAAAGGTGTACTCCCTAATTTCAGCACTATGCGGATTATGGGAGTCTTGCAACGCATCAGCTTAGTTTATGTATTAGCCGCTTTAGCTGTCCTGAATCTTTCTTGGCGCTGGTTGTGGACATTAGTAATTATCGTGCTAGTTGGCTACTGGGGAGCAATGCAACTAATTCCCGTCCCTGGTTACGGTGCAGGAAACCTTACCCCAGAAGGTAACTTGGGAGGTTATATTGACCGCATCATTTTGGGGACACAACATCTGTTTCGAGGCGGGCCTTTTGACCCTGAAGGTTTATTTAGCACTTTGCCAGCAGTTGTCACTGTTCTCTTTGGTTACTTCACAGGTGATTGGTTACGAAAACAGACTGTGACCAGCCGCACCAGTGTAAATATTGTCATTTTCGGGCTAATCTGTTTGGTTATTGGGCAATTATGGGGTTTTGTCTTCCCAATTAATAAACAACTGTGGACAAGTTCTTACGTTCTGTTTACAGCTGGTTGGGCAATGTTGGTGTTAGCTATTTGTTACGAGTTGATAGAGGTACGAGGTTTTAGACGTTGGGGATTCCCACTTGAAGTTATGGGGTTAAATGCAATTTTTTTGTTTGTCGGTTCTGGTTTTTTGACTAGAATTTTAATTAAAACGTACGTTGGCAGCGGTACTAAACCCACAACTACATACACCTGGATTTATGAGCATTTTTTTCGCCCTTGGGCGGGTACATTTAATGGTTCTTTATTATTTGCGATCGCAATGGTGTTACTTTGGTGGGTAATTCTCTATGGAATGTATAATCGTCGTTGGTTTCTGAAAATTTAATACCAATATAAAATTACACGGTATTTTACTAATAACAATGAAAAAAGTTATTATTATTGGTGCTGGCCCTTGTGGAGTTTTACTAGCAAATTATTTATTGCGTCGTGGCAATCAATATAAAATCGAAATTTACGAACGCCGTAGTGATCCTCGAAAAGCCTCTTTAGTCAACTCTAGAACTATCCCTTATGGCATCAATGAAAGAGGGCTAAGAGCTTTGAGAAAAATAGATGGGCTAGAAGCCGCAGTTAAAGCAACTTGTGTAGATAATCATGGGAGTATAATATATCAGAAAAATGGCATAACAGAGAATCGGCATAGAAAAAATATATTTAATAGCGACCGAACTAGTATATTAATATCTCTGTTATCAACATTAACTGAAAATTACAACAAAAACCAAATTGAAATTCATTTCGATTGCCAATGTACTGGTCTTGATTTTGATGCAAAAACTGTTAGCTTTGAGAAAATTATAGAAGCAGCATCAGACAAAGATCCAGAAGAATTTACAGTTAATTATGACCTCTTAGTTGGCGCAGATGGAGCGCGTTCAGTAGTGAGAACGCATTTTTTAAACACAGATTTTTTTGAATTTCAACAAGAGTATGCTAATGCTTGCTACAAAACAGTTTTTTTGCTAAGTAACAAAGAAAAAATCAGTCGCAACTTGAAACCTAATTTTATTCATGTTTGGAGAATAGAAGAAGGGGTAACTTTTGGTATAGTTCCGCAATTAGAGGAAAAGTTTATTGGAATTTTATTCTTCCCACGAAAGGCAAATCAAGTAGTTGATTTATCTACAAAAGAAGAAGTAATGGCATTCTTTCAGCAGAATTTGCCAGAGGTTGCACCGCTAATTTCTGAAGAAGAAGCAGAAGCTTTTTTGAAAAGACCAATAGGAACACAATTAAGAACACGCTGCGATCGCTATCATTATCGTGACAGTGTGGTAATTATGGGAGATGCTGCTCATGCTATTTCTTCAACCCTTGGTCAAGGTTGTAATAATGCATTTGAGGATGTGCTGATTTTTGATAGTCTTTTAGATGAATATTCTGATGATTGGGGTACTGCTATAGAGCAGTTTACTATCCGCCGACAGCCAGATGCTTACGCACTATGGGAACTTGATACAAACGTTATTCCTACCTCTAAAACTTTATTTACCGAACTCATCTTCAGGGAAAGTTTTGCAAAGATTATGCACAAACTATTTCCTCAGTTTTTTGTACCACCTTTGCGGGAATTATTATCTGCCAGTACAGTTCCTTATTCAGATATTCTCAAATATTATCAAGGTTGGATTTCAAAGGTGAAGAATTCTAATAAAAAGTTGTTTGCTCGTTAGAACTAATTAGATTATCGACACGATAATCTAATTAATTTTACATAGTGATTCGCCTATATAGAAATCTTATAGCAATCCTAAATCATTTGTGAACAACAATAACCCCGGTTTTTCAGAGAAACTGGGGTTTTTAGCTTTGCGATTTTCCTAAATCCGACGTGAGTTCGACGGATCTAAAAAACCCTCTCCAAATCTCTTCCCCACAGGGACAGAGGCTTTGAAACCCTGGTTTTTTCGGTGAAAACTAATA
This region of Nostoc sp. UHCC 0302 genomic DNA includes:
- a CDS encoding family 10 glycosylhydrolase: MNIKALFLSGLLLFTSASVQAIDPPRKSETIVPPSPTREFRGVWIATVENIDWPSRPGLTTDQQKAELIAILDRAVKLKLNAVIFQVRPACDALYSSPYEPWSQYLTGQMGKAPEPNYDPLTFAVAEAHKRGLELHAWFNPYRARLAQTRTAISANHVSKTHPEFVKQYGKFLWLDPGEKAAQDYSLKVIMDVVQRYDIDGVHIDDYFYPYPEKTKNNKIIDFPDEMSWQKYLHSGGTQSRDDWRRENINTFVQRLYLSIKTQKPWVKFGISPFGIWKPGYPKQITSGNSSGSFDAYDHLYADSRKWLANGWLDYLSPQLYWKIEQTQQSYPVLLNWWVEQNTKGRHIWPGIYTSRVANNGNSRTAWPANEILSQIKVTRGYSGADGNVHFSMKPLMQNRNGISDLLSKDVYANPALIPASPWLNASLPSKPDVKIYQAGTSDKIQLYWQPTDKTNVWLWVVQTKTGNQWTTNILPIGQNSYILNNTQVDSVAVSAVNRYGTQGASTFVKVKDIQAQQPAFRAGS
- a CDS encoding DUF5009 domain-containing protein translates to MRLTSLDIFRGIAIASMILVNNPGSWDYVYPLLDHAKWNGCTPPDLVFPFFLFIIGVAMPFSFAKYISENRPTTAVYWRILRRGVVLFALGLLLALFSLSLDWLVKGVLPNFSTMRIMGVLQRISLVYVLAALAVLNLSWRWLWTLVIIVLVGYWGAMQLIPVPGYGAGNLTPEGNLGGYIDRIILGTQHLFRGGPFDPEGLFSTLPAVVTVLFGYFTGDWLRKQTVTSRTSVNIVIFGLICLVIGQLWGFVFPINKQLWTSSYVLFTAGWAMLVLAICYELIEVRGFRRWGFPLEVMGLNAIFLFVGSGFLTRILIKTYVGSGTKPTTTYTWIYEHFFRPWAGTFNGSLLFAIAMVLLWWVILYGMYNRRWFLKI
- a CDS encoding NAD(P)/FAD-dependent oxidoreductase, with amino-acid sequence MKKVIIIGAGPCGVLLANYLLRRGNQYKIEIYERRSDPRKASLVNSRTIPYGINERGLRALRKIDGLEAAVKATCVDNHGSIIYQKNGITENRHRKNIFNSDRTSILISLLSTLTENYNKNQIEIHFDCQCTGLDFDAKTVSFEKIIEAASDKDPEEFTVNYDLLVGADGARSVVRTHFLNTDFFEFQQEYANACYKTVFLLSNKEKISRNLKPNFIHVWRIEEGVTFGIVPQLEEKFIGILFFPRKANQVVDLSTKEEVMAFFQQNLPEVAPLISEEEAEAFLKRPIGTQLRTRCDRYHYRDSVVIMGDAAHAISSTLGQGCNNAFEDVLIFDSLLDEYSDDWGTAIEQFTIRRQPDAYALWELDTNVIPTSKTLFTELIFRESFAKIMHKLFPQFFVPPLRELLSASTVPYSDILKYYQGWISKVKNSNKKLFAR